The nucleotide sequence ACAGATGGTTGAGCTCAATGCGATCGGCCATCAGCGTTTGTTCTTTGGCGTAGAGCAAAATTTCATTCAACAAACGCTGCAATCGTTCCGACTCTTCCAACGCCAAGCCAAGCCGCAGTTGAGCCCGTTCCGGCAAATCCATTTGCTTGAAGGAGTTTAATCCCATTAGCACTGTGGTTAATGGATTCCTGACCTCATGGACAATCATCGAGGCTAGCTCACCAATTTCGGCTAACCGAGCCTGGGCTTGCTGAGCCTTTTGCCGTTCGGTGATGTCGCGAGATAGAGCTAGAATCATCGTTTCATCCCCGTAGTCCAATACCCCAATGCGCACCTCCACTGGAAATAGCATCCCATTTTTGCGGCGATGGGTGCCCTCAACGGTAATCGGTTCGTTGGGGGAGAGGCGTTTCAACAGGGCTGCAAATTCCTCGGCGTCAAATTCTACTTCAATCTCTGGGACGGAAAGCGCCATTAGTTCGCTACGCGAGTAGCCCAGCTCATCACACGCTTTCTGATTGACGTCGATAATCTGTCCCTGAAAATTGATGACAAAGAAGGCATCGGCGGCCTGTTCTACTAAACGCCGAAACCTCAGTTCACTAGCCCGCAGGGCGGCCTCAGCTTTGGTGCGTTCAGTAATGTCGCTAAAGACAGACAGCAGACAATCCTGCCCGTCAATCTTAATCAGTTCGGTGGAATACAGCACCGTGCGACATTCCCCCGATGCTGTCCGAAATTGATATTCGTAATTGCGGATAAACCCCTGCTCCTGCACGGTTTGGATCATGCGCTGGCGATCGCCCAAATTTTGCCATAGGTTTAAGTCCACTACGCTTTGCCCAACGGTTGTTTCCAACGTTCTGCCGAACAAGGCCAAAAAGCTGTCATTCACATCCAGAAGGCGACCGTCTTGGAGGGTGCTAATCGTGATGGGATTGGGGCTAGAGTGAAACGCCTTAGAGAACTTTTCCTCAGACAGGCGGAGTTCATCTTCGGCCTGCTTCCGCATAGCATTTGCATTGGCAATTTGCTGCACCATCTGTTCAAAAGCAGCGCTAACATCCCCCAATTCGTCCTTACGCTGCATTTGGGTTGATTCCAGTTCTGGCAATGTCAGCGTACAGGAGGCATCGTCGCTAAGGATTGCACCCGCCCGCAGCAGATCGCGCCGCAGGAGCATGATCGGGGAAATAATCAGGCGATCCAGCACAATTAGCGTAGCCAGAGTAACAAAGGTGGCAATGATGACGACGAGACCCGTAATGCGCCCAATAAAGGCAAAGAACTCATCCCGCACCCAGGTGGCATTGTGCCGAATCACCAGTACGTAGCGATCGCTCAGCAGGGGCGTATCCCAAACGGCATCG is from Synechococcales cyanobacterium T60_A2020_003 and encodes:
- a CDS encoding PAS domain S-box protein produces the protein SVIVGGALYRTDGSLVGSFGESPELSFEQIIQGQTKFLNRSTARYDAVWDTPLLSDRYVLVIRHNATWVRDEFFAFIGRITGLVVIIATFVTLATLIVLDRLIISPIMLLRRDLLRAGAILSDDASCTLTLPELESTQMQRKDELGDVSAAFEQMVQQIANANAMRKQAEDELRLSEEKFSKAFHSSPNPITISTLQDGRLLDVNDSFLALFGRTLETTVGQSVVDLNLWQNLGDRQRMIQTVQEQGFIRNYEYQFRTASGECRTVLYSTELIKIDGQDCLLSVFSDITERTKAEAALRASELRFRRLVEQAADAFFVINFQGQIIDVNQKACDELGYSRSELMALSVPEIEVEFDAEEFAALLKRLSPNEPITVEGTHRRKNGMLFPVEVRIGVLDYGDETMILALSRDITERQKAQQAQARLAEIGELASMIVHEVRNPLTTVLMGLNSFKQMDLPERAQLRLGLALEESERLQRLLNEILLYAKEQTLMADRIELNHLCSELLESLQNNPALGDRPIQFTPASTDMVVYGDRDKLKQVLINVVTNACEAVSPGESVFWRVMPCPEPPSALIQICNGGDPIPPDILPRLTQPFFTTKSSGNGLGLAITKRIVEAHSGKLMIESSVETGTTVTVSLPLCL